The Bombus huntii isolate Logan2020A chromosome 2, iyBomHunt1.1, whole genome shotgun sequence genomic interval GGACACTAACATTTGGCCTGCACTTGTCAACACGTTGGTGTCACCGAACGTGATAGTGTTAACTTAAGAGAGATTCGATGTTTTTCAAATTACTTCGAATGTGATTCGATATttgattttcttgaaaatccTATAGGTCTCGAATGTCTTCAAAGTTTCGATAACTTTCATAATCTTCATTTATTACGATATCccatatgaaatattaaaaatataaaagttgtAAAAAATAGGATATCGAACAACACCCTTTCAACGACTTTCATCGTTTCCAAGACTGTAGACCTACCAAATCTACCTACTTAAGAATTAAGTTATAAGAATTTTTCATGTAATCGTACGTGTAATTCGCCACATACAATGTGTCTTAGAGCACATCGCTAATCGTGATGTCATAGTTGTACGACTTTTACTGCTTGGAAAGTGTGTTCACTCACGCATGCCAGCCAGACGCCTATCTAACTTCTTGCTTATCTGCCTTTGATACACGTCACagaataaaaaagagaagagtTTCCCCTTTGCGATCTTCCGATGTTTTTTTGCTTGCAGATAATCCGGTGTTGTGCGATCCTGGACTAGCAGACTTGACCGTGGCTTTCGAAGTCAATCACGCGAAAGTCTATGGTGTGGCCAATAATTGTCCAACGACCGTTGCAACTCCCACCGAGCAAACGTCGCCGCTTCCGCCGTTACCACCGACGCTGTTATTGGCCGCCGCCGCGGCTGCTTCCGGaggaaatgtttctttcgccGCGACCCTCGAGTAGTCCATTAGAAGTAGAATGAGAATCGTAGGACGCAATCGATGGGCAAAAGAAAGTTCGAAcggaaacgaagaagaagaaggaagaaacggTCGAGAGGAAGAATTTATTCGATTCGTGGTCGCCCGTTTACACATGCAATGCAAACGATGATAGACATACGTGAGATGGACACGGTGACGTTGAAAAGCCCGTTCTATTGATCATTGTGATAAAACAGAAGTGTAAAGAAACGGGCGGTGTGAATCTTGGTATAGCCTCGCTTTCAAGTTCGACACGGGCGTTTTAGTTCGTTTAATCTAATCCGCTTGCGTGTATTTCTTGGAAGcatccaaataaaaaaaagcattgtataataataataggataacacacacacacacacatataaatatacacgCATACATACTCACACACATTCAAGGAAATCACGAACACTGACGAGACATCTTATACGTCGTACGCGACTAATCCCATAATCGACAGCTGACAACCGTTCACGATCAGACGTCGGTCTAATCGATAGATGTGTACTGCATTTGCTGTAGTAATTATTACGTAACGagagatatatatttattttagcgAGTTTCCAACACATATCATGAGAGGTATGTTTCCTTTTATCAGAACGGAACGATTTGCCACATTTTAGTGTTAGCTACGTGGAACAGTGGAGCACGAAGACTCGAAAACGAACTCCAACGTGTCCAAGaaaagcaaaaaagaaaagaaaaaaaaaagatgttaTATACTCACGCGAGCGTAAGCTGAAAGAGTTGATGAATATCACCTTTGTCTAAGTCGAGGTCCAGAAACAACTTGTTTAAGTTTCTGTTTTATAATAGGTGACATTATTACGCTGTAAATAGTCATTAATTCCGTTACTTCTTTAATACCATGCACCTTGTTTGCGGTAGAGTTAGGCGATTCTTCGAGCGTCCATTTCAAATTCCAATTTGCGTCGTATTATTTAGGATTTTCGTCTACTTcttttattgtattaatatcttgaaataattatatatatatatatataatttatatatatatatatatatatatatatatataatatattatatacatgtgtgtatatatatatacacacacacacaccaagCTTTCGGgatcgattaattaaattacctTTTAATCGAGCTCGAAACCATCATCATTTAATCATTCATACTTCAAAGTATTATCCGTAACGCTTATGCGATGTATCGTGTATCATGATCTTTCGTGCTCCCATTGCCTTAGATTATTCATTAATAACATCGGTTGATACGAGTAATATCTAGTATGCCATTACATTGTGTAAGATAATACGTAGAATCTTCGTTGACGCATTCAGtataataattgaatatttattttctgttaagcaaaaatatgaaatttttaattaaatataataaacagaGATTTGCTAGGCATTAATCGTATCGAACCCGATCGGACACAGACAACGTGAATACGGCTAGTGTACATCATAGTAATGCATCGATTCCCATCGTCAACGTTTCgatctttaattaaattcctGAATGACCGAGTAAATGAACGATCGGGCGGGTCAATAGTGTAAGTGAAATCTGTTAACTGACGTTGTGTACGCGATATGGGCTGATTGGCAGTGGGCGATCAATTGACTCTCTCGTTAACTCTTGCCAATAGGGATGAATTGTTATCAACGTGCTTCTACGCATACATAATAAATTGGCCCTTTCCATGTACGAGTAAGACGCGTAAATATCCCGTAAGTAGCTATGTTAACATCAAAATTGAatgtaaaatacattaaatagtgaaaaatttaattttccggACGAGTGGtgaaaaaattgaattcaACAAATTTCAATCGATCTAAATCGTTTGAACACTAATTCTGATGCGATTTAACGGTCCAACGCATAAttgtatattcaaataaaaacaaaatcatgaaaaattgaaaatttcagaattttttccagtataaacaaaacaataatatcgtTAAAGGTTTATTCATAATGTCATATGTTCGTCTCTTTTGTTTTGAAATGATCAATaggttttatacgaaatataaTTTGATTTTGTCTGTTGCATAGAAACGAGTTTTTAACATATCGACAAGAAAACAGTTGTTAATATCGACTGCTAGCTTCAATAGCTAGGACTTgaaatcgaaataatttaataataaaatattttttaaataagagaattTTAGAGACGGCAAGaggtaaaaattaaatgatcgagtattagataatatttataacagaTCGTTGATAactagataaataaatatatatttacaatttagtaaaattaacaattttaaataaacttaACCACTCATGGAATAGATAATTTCAAATGTATCATATATATAAGTGccatatataaatagaaatcaaGTGGAAACTTCTTTATAATTTTAGTATCTAAATAATTTATCTACACTGTGATTAGCAGTTTACTGTTTCCAATCTGAGCTGTAGGCAAATAGTACATTAAGATACGTGTCACAACATATGTATGTAACAATACCACAGATACTTATACTAataatgaatatattttaataaaattataccaaTGTTAAGTTTTGCTATGTATAGTGTTGCAAATTTTTCATATGTAATAAGACAATTcagttattaatttttattaataaaggctttaatcttataataaatagcataaatgttataaatttatccgtacctatgtatatatatatatatatatatatggtttcaattttattttatttttagtaataCTTAACAAATGTTTCTCTGAGCTTACAAAGAAGTGCAGTTACATCCGAAACTTCTGATTGTTTAGAAAAGTCAATAATTCCTTCAAAGTTACTCAAATGTTCTGCTTTAAGAGTAGGTTGAATCTGTTCCACTAGAAGGCATAGTTATTCATACATTCATATCATATcatttcaaataatatatttggaatacttACAAATGGATACTACACATACCTCTCCACTGATTATTACAATTAAGTAACTGTACGAAGTATTTATCCTTTGCATTagtgttatttataaaaaaggAAACTTTAATTTGTTCTTGTTCTTTGTTATTGATTAATTCTATATGAAAGCCCAAATGCTGTTTATATGTGTGACAAGCAAGTTTAATACTTTTCCAAGTTAATAATTTctgttcttttctttgttctgATTCTAAAAATAATGTTCTATAGATTtctgataaaaaattatatttataatatgtttatatatttataataaatacctTCATGTAAATCAACAATTTCAACAGACAAGCTGTCTCTTTTTACTTTGGCATTATTAACTTcatcttctaatttttcttgCTGTTTAATTGCATTAGTAATCTTTTTATCTATAATTttttgttgcaattttgtTGTATCTATATCAGATTTTAAACTTTCAACTTCTTGCTCTAACTCTAATATTTTGTTACCGCTTTGTGCTATTTTCTCTATACATTCTAAAAacacaatataaatatattattaacattaaGAACACTTActtgaatgaaaaattgtacaaaaatatatatgccATTCAATGTCAAATTGTTTAATcagttttattaatatacgtgttaaaaattattaataagtcaataattaaaagtcataAAATAGTGGATATTTCTTTATCacatttgattattttaatgaGTACTCAAAGGTTTAAAAGGAGGAGTTATTAtgaattcattaaaatttcatacaatACGTGAACAAAcatctataataaaatacaatataatttagaTCTATCAAGCtgagaaatatattatatacataccaGATTCATATGCAGTTGTATCTTCAATTTTAGCAGCAATTTTTGCTCGAAAATCATAACAATGTGATACTAACTTCTGCAACACACTAAAATCTCTAT includes:
- the LOC126875490 gene encoding uncharacterized protein LOC126875490, with the protein product MEEFNIDIVHVLQNRDFSVLQKLVSHCYDFRAKIAAKIEDTTAYESECIEKIAQSGNKILELEQEVESLKSDIDTTKLQQKIIDKKITNAIKQQEKLEDEVNNAKVKRDSLSVEIVDLHEESEQRKEQKLLTWKSIKLACHTYKQHLGFHIELINNKEQEQIKVSFFINNTNAKDKYFVQLLNCNNQWRVEQIQPTLKAEHLSNFEGIIDFSKQSEVSDVTALLCKLRETFVKYY